A single Euwallacea fornicatus isolate EFF26 unplaced genomic scaffold, ASM4011564v1 scaffold_95, whole genome shotgun sequence DNA region contains:
- the LOC136350065 gene encoding uncharacterized protein, which yields MLNQAIKEENKPNKNNEEVTNEDMVALRDEIEELKKENNKLKQHLINIEKNLGQPGNEYLTNINGDNNYETYDKIVNKRCSNIIYKNPEIIIGNPVQTKDNVTKVVIVDTEDKKMEKSIQWTYRKRFPELLEVTGKFEVLEQKTTIRSHKDKGANVRKLIKIEYDGTEKDLYDRIEDIREETRGDEWIAMHTINKISTERLGKMIELIFTGIETNVVIYTNKDETNSTASNKEKKSYALVVEQAGTGYNEVLKTVKNCVRGTEASKKINSIRSTREGKLLIITDKDQKTLNELKETINQKIINAKVKTIGETQKRKTVYIRGIDALTRKEEIRKAIGEKIEKIEEIYISETRPTVNNTQTVTVSGPLGSIDKIKGRIRIGFTRCNIETKIDINRCYRCWGYEHNARHCVGPDRSGLCYKCGKGEHSSKECKSVEFCVTCEVTGHSTGGMRCKVFRRMISRSRREINKPVNKEIVNEQTQNETNEDKKRQERGENDRTIGDTKSDKLDNKK from the coding sequence ATGCTAAATCAAGCCATAAAGGAagaaaataaaccaaataaGAATAACGAAGAGGTAACTAATGAGGATATGGTGGCACTAAGGGACGAAATtgaagaacttaaaaaagaaaacaacaaactaaaacaacatttaattaatatagaaaaaaatttagggcAACCAGGAAacgaatatttaacaaatataaacgGAGATAATAATTATGAGACGTACGACAAAATAGTTAATAAAAGATGCAGcaacataatttataaaaatccaGAAATTATAATCGGCAATCCAGTACAAACAAAGGATAATGTGACGAAAGTAGTGATAGTGGACACTGAAgataagaaaatggaaaaaagcatACAGTGGACCTACAGGAAGCGCTTTCCGGAACTCTTAGAGGTCACTGGAAAATTCGAAGTACTGGAACAAAAAACAACTATCAGGTCACATAAAGACAAAGGTGCAAACgttaggaaattaattaaaattgaatacgaTGGGACGGAAAAAGATTTATATGACAGAATAGAAGATATTAGAGAAGAAACTAGAGGAGACGAATGGATCGCAATGCAcactataaataaaattagcacAGAAAGATTAGGAAAAATGATAGAATTGATATTTACAGGAATTGAAACAAACGTAGTAATATATACAAACAAAGACGAAACAAACAGCACTGCatcaaacaaagaaaaaaagagctATGCCTTGGTTGTAGAACAAGCAGGAACAGGATATAACGAGGTTCTAAAAACAGTAAAGAACTGCGTCCGGGGAACTGAAgctagcaaaaaaattaacagtatAAGAAGCACAAGGgaaggaaaattattaataattacagaCAAAgatcaaaaaacattaaacgaGCTAAAAGAgacaataaatcaaaaaattataaacgcaAAAGTAAAAACCATAggagaaacacaaaaaaggaaaacagtaTATATTAGAGGCATAGATGCCCTGACtagaaaagaagaaattaggaaagcaataggtgaaaaaattgaaaaaatagaagaaatataCATTAGTGAAACCCGTCCGACAGTGAATAATACGCAAACGGTAACTGTTTCAGGCCCATTGGGCAGCATAGATAAAATTAAGGGAAGGATAAGAATAGGATTCACTCGGTGCAATATAGAAACAAAGATAGACATTAATCGTTGCTATCGCTGCTGGGGATACGAACATAATGCTAGACATTGCGTGGGACCCGACAGAAGTGGTTTATGCTATAAATGCGGAAAAGGAGAACACTCCTCCAAAGAGTGCAAAAGTGTGGAATTCTGCGTAACGTGTGAGGTAACGGGACATTCTACGGGTGGCATGCGGTGCAAAGTATTTAGAAGAATGATATCTAGAAGTAGGagggaaataaataaacctgtaaataaagaaatagtAAATGAACAGACACAGAACGAAACAAACGAAGATAAAAAAAGACAGGAAAGGGGAGAAAATGACAGAACAATCGGGGATACAAAGAGCGATAAGCtagataataaaaagtaa